In Perca fluviatilis chromosome 3, GENO_Pfluv_1.0, whole genome shotgun sequence, the following proteins share a genomic window:
- the ahctf1 gene encoding protein ELYS isoform X1 — protein MHDLTAQVTSSLLPFPGVTIDAIGEDEITLDSVLHGKFTVGRSGLAWLACGPHLEVVHAVTGERLSAYCFSGGGEHPPGVLAARDFSWLKRSGLLVGLEEAEGSVLCLYDLGLSRVVKAVVIPGRITAIEPLVSYGGASTLTQHLHQSLRWFFGIAAVVTDLGHVLLVDLCLDDLSCSQSELEASDLQVVTKSPQEIPRLREVSTRQGRHLCLQLNGPSGVGATALQYISRTNQLAVGFSDGFLQLWNMKTLKKEYHSQLEGGRVPVHAFTFQEPENDPRNCCYLWAVQSSQDLEGDMVSLRLLQLAFSERKCLASGKILYEGLEYCEERYSQELSGTAFPLRAQATNTRLLSCQTIEKFRPHPDRDDSMNEVASPDTSVSIFSWQVKAYGQGTPSTFIGVFDINRWYHAQMPDSLRTGESLQNCPYLAVWSLDRVVQMLSQHVLLDVLVHDRSLSRGLPFTCPPPEQYFNPTTYNFDATCLLNSGIVHLTCSGYQKETLSFLKKAAPCSSDIISTSYSRCLMSGLLSSRLADSQASSLSQEQQLEAILSTAVETSSLGLITGCIKQWTAEEQPGSALNLRYILDWAWNKVVQTKEELDGICAPLFDSSSNFTDPQTMQLLQHSQRLLSNLSTIFHCLLSEAQELTQKGLVGLMNKNLVSSLISKYAQVVLWFCRTGLLPEGSDDDALQISRPFYTHSVISNYYTIRREELTRLAKGKWCADCLMIDGLVRQCGERLTNLWKRDENGTGQYPPPTLHALLDIYLLDHIDEAAKHAIVIYLLLDVMYSFPNKEGASVESFPPAFAIPIGLVKLVQGLWLLDHRDHQSSFELLLHPAASQCQFEWQHERVLQALMCQGQHAVALRYFHVMKPPISSTTQAKLCLSVLLHNGCLIEAWSLLRKHSNRLNMGELLGYLYESCQELGLIKELLKLPLGLTEQECLEKFLQGTGGLQNRELLMVHYLQQAKYIPALQLNHSLKMNLVNERDPKLKDRSNNRNLILDQYGKVLPRVQRKLAMERAKPYQHPYAIHREVSRPQPLSTITKRSVTEKVMSRAGFINNLLTKIEEVWLGKGATPQSSPAKSSGAADVQSPKSSSLAHSEPFLGTPITMTSKRKSRLMDLVVHPSCQTPRPLLSPLRPPSSWVSPQSTSKAPELSLLQTPQVVKRARALAASGRVFSAFTPQSILRSSLRPTPVATPSASPGRSITPPLRGKESRITFIEEAESPEPEKGIQWTNGMAAGSEISLLTRGSTPSKATHKTWSLPPAEEEEDEDEEGEKPHVKFLPPEDGIPSPQLRCFETESSSIHEVTAETRPSDATQQQLNLSFDTSQISVRSTDTTLEYYDAHLPGFSEDQEGEEGHPAAEKEEEVVTVNIKSPTENQEPEEKPLPTTEHTPLLTSEDIERVEGEVKEDETFEDVKEIALKKETNNMEEVQSKEDDEQDVESSSKHENAATLYQEETSSHNQVCNQVTESTDSGAEVQSPDLSEGQDVLTETNESTEFTDYLKPPAAIEPTNEPEEELDQSTDLTEFVQRHLFGNDRSPPLTRSGIHNASQTQTSFNSESLGEVEEEAQAAAEAPPAFTSQTSTASVTSSEPTGTDSHSVVSVNDSEELSSPVSEEEEEEDDDDDEEESDQAEEDEEEDEEEDSGSEVEIIEEVQGNGRLPALQPSSVFVQQGHAHFLPSLSEQEAAEFSLITPGAEIKMVEEDMEGDVVMVRLGEEEGEMKADEDEEQGSSYVELKPSSTILVPLELVEGQVGLLDSSQLGPPEIQQSMTDDPRSETQSGFSLVLDMDEDMDKDADTLPMENDLQSSDPPTLSPAVEAIDELMAKHEVILLGTDDQDPPLSGEVHEEDQRKEMDTLDGIEVNGPTESELADLQTENTEANHDDDDKEQSNAELVMSVEDHEPEGLSASEPSPGEELPAVMLVEDHEPEGLSASEPSPGEGLPAGMLAEDLEPEGLSASEPGPGEELPAVMLVEDHEPEGLSASEPSPGEELTAGMLAEDLEPDGLSASGPSPGEELPDGMLAKDHELMGLSASASSPLGELPAGMLAEAHEPEGLSASGPSPSEELPAVLLAEEHKQEGLFASGSSPVGELPAGMSSEDHEPEGLSASGPSPVGELPAIMLVEDHESAGISVSGPTPVGELLAVVHDKDSMAEKDAAEEEMVEEADKATPVLSALSEDQEEPEENGPVDMDTEITHINETETVVEEKPQDYKALAEKEEDNREEIKTEKETRRRTRGSLRKDKAVEEEKPVRQVFSSNSQPEEQPVPETPTSQRKKKAPSTPTRRTTRARAVTFISPLPEEPEEKEENGKVEEAETSTMLPASPSRTPRKSKPNKETKVQASTPRRSTRKAQPEPPKEELEEGDVDATSKVSSPARRRMTPTATTRTSQRTQNEEEDQEDEVTDAKVSRRTSSKTRTPAKSTPRKSSRKFCSSEVVSTPLMILEEEEEQLEDVVPPVKGNSRKRTESSETQPEESKIPSSPGRATRQSNRITLNIYPQVKLVPVSLPQSTRKREKREETITKNIKESGVLLEPEHHSNAGSTNSHRLTRNKLWDHDGEDLPLLDSPLEVDSETPVADALIRRLQDEEEKQEGAVVVTKMLRTSKRSSSYVRPKSSVEQVNSLLPVKDSLVPEPEEDESSPGEHSFIYSPSRRRTRAKRAESPGPSEDSAVPATRSSRRVVNDASVAPHDEIASEDLVEVEKAAGISKTRKAGKRTAKSKAVLEPPPIAEVDLISPLPSPADPRAQKRIKEGEAPTSSMNLRRKRIMDAVFTRPVTRRKKL, from the exons ATTACAGCTATTGAGCCGTTAGTGAGTTACGGCGGAGCAAGCACTTTGACCCAGCATCTTCACCAGAGTCTGCGCTGGTTCTTTGGCATTGCCGCCGTGGTAACGGATCTCGGTCATGTTCTGCTTGTGGACCTCTGTCTCGACGACTTGTCCTGCAGCCAAAGTGAACTGGAGGCTTCAG ACCTGCAGGTAGTGACCAAATCTCCTCAAGAGATCCCCAGGCTGAGAGAAGTCAGCACCAGACAAGGCAGACATCTTTGTCTCCAGCTGAATGGGCCTAGTGGAGTTGGAGCCACAGCTCTGCAGTACATCTCAAGGACCAACCAGCTGGCAGTGGGATTTTCAGATGGCTTTTTACAGCTGTGGAACATGAAGACTCTAAAGAAGGA ATACCACTCCCAGTTAGAGGGTGGCAGGGTGCCTGTGCATGCCTTCACCTTCCAAGAGCCAGAAAATGACCCTAGGAACTGTTGCTACCTCTGGGCTGTCCAGTCTTCTCAGGACCT tGAGGGAGATATGGTCAGCCTCCGCCTGCTTCAGCTGGCCTTCAGTGAAAGGAAGTGTCTAGCTTCTGGGAAGATCCTCTATGAG GGTCTGGAGTACTGTGAGGAACGTTACAGTCAGGAGTTAAGTGGCACAGCTTTCCCTCTCAGAGCCCAGGCCACCAACACCCGCCTGCTGAGTTGTCAGACCATCGAGAAGTTCCGACCCCATCCCGACAGGGATGACAGCATGAACGAAG TTGCATCTCCAGACACCAGTGTGTCTATCTTCAGCTGGCAAGTCAAGGCCTATGGTCAGGGAACCCCGTCTACCTTCATCGGGGTTTTTGACATCAACCGTTGGTACCACGCACAGATGCCAGACTCTTTGAG AACTGGAGAGTCTCTGCAAAATTGTCCCTACCTGGCAGTTTGGTCTCTGGACCGCGTAGTGCAGATGTTGTCTCAACACGTCCTCCTGGATGTTCTGGTGCACGACCGCAGCCTGAGCAGGGGCCTGCCCTTCACCTGCCCCCCACCAGAACAGTACTTTAACCCCACCACATATAACTTTG ATGCTACCTGCTTGCTCAATTCTGGAATTGTGCACTTAACCTGCTCTGGGTATCAGAAAGAG ACCCTGAGCTTTTTGAAGAAAGCGGCTCCTTGCTCCAGTGACATCATCTCTACTAGCTACTCTCGCTGTCTCATGTCTGGCCTACTCTCATCTCGCCTTGCTGACAGCCAGGCCTCCAGCCTCTCTCAG gagcagcagcTGGAGGCCATCTTGTCCACAGCGGTTGAGACCAGCTCCTTGGGACTGATAACTGGCTGTATCAAGCAGTGGACTGCAGAAG AACAACCTGGCTCTGCCCTGAACCTGCGCTACATCCTGGATTGGGCCTGGAACAAAGTGGTCCAGACCAAGGAGGAACTGGATGGCATCT gtGCACCGCTGTTTGACAGCTCGTCCAACTTCACAGACCCTCAGACCATGCAGCTGCTACAGCACAGCCAGAGACTCCTCAGTAACCTCAGTACTATCTTCCACTGTCTGCTCAGTGAAGCTCAGGAGCTTACACAAAAAG GCCTAGTGGGTCTGATGAACAAAAACCTGGTGTCCAGTCTGATTTCCAAGTACGCTCAGGTGGTGCTCTGGTTCTGTCGTACTGGTCTACTGCCTGAAGGATCAG ATGACGATGCTCTCCAGATCTCCAGGCCTTTCTACACTCACTCAGTCATCAGCAACTACTATACCATACGCAGAGAGGAGCTCACCAGGCTGGCTAA GGGCAAGTGGTGTGCAGACTGCCTGATGATTGACGGTTTGGTCAGACAATGTGGTGAACGCTTGACCAACCTGTGGAAGAGGGACGAGAATGGGACAGGGCAATACCCACCACCTACACTGCAT GCCTTGTTGGACATTTACCTACTGGACCACATTGATGAAGCTGCCAAACATGCAATC GTGATTTACCTGTTGCTGGATGTGATGTACTCCTTCCCCAATAAGGAGGGAGCATCAGTGGAGTCTTTCCCCCCAGCTTTTGCCATCCCTATTGGACTGGTGAAACTAGTACAAGGCCTCTGGCTGCTGGACCATCGTGACCACCAG AGTTCCTTCGAGTTGCTCTTGCATCCCGCTGCCTCTCAGTGTCAGTTTGAGTGGCAGCACGAGCGAGTCCTGCAAGCGCTGATGTGCCAGGGCCAACACGCAGTGGCTCTACGATACTTCCATGTTATGAAGCCCCCAATTTCCTCCACCACCCAGGCTAAACTCTGCCTGTCTGTACTGCTACACAACGG GTGTCTCATAGAGGCGTGGTCCTTACTTCGGAAGCACTCTAATCGCCTCAACATGGGAGAGCTGCTGGGCTATCTGTATGAGAGCTGCCAGGAGCTGGGCCTCATCAAGGAGCTGCTCAAACTGCCCCTGGGCCTCACTGAGCAG GAATGTTTGGAGAAGTTTCTCCAGGGTACAGGGGGTCTCCAGAACAGAGAACTGCTGATGGTTCATTACCTTCAGCAGGCCAAATACATTCCTGCCCTACAGCTCAACCACAGCCTCAAAATGAACCTGGTG AATGAGCGGGACCCAAAGCTTAAAGACCGATCCAACAACAGGAACTTGATATTGGATCAGTATGGCAAGGTTTTGCCGAGAGTCCAGAGGAAACTGGCAATGGAGAGAGCAAAGCCATACCAGCATCCCTACGCCATCCACAGAGAAG TTTCTCGGCCACAGCCACTGTCAACCATCACCAAACGCTCCGTCACTGAGAAGGTGATGTCGAGGGCCGGCTTCATCAACAATCTCCTGACCAAGATTGAGGAGGTGTGGTTAGGCAAAGGGGCTACACCACAGTCCTCCCCAGCCAAGAG CTCCGGCGCTGCTGATGTTCAGAGCCCCAAGTCCTCCTCCTTGGCCCATTCGGAGCCCTTCCTGGGAACTCCTATTACCATGACCTCCAAGCGGAAATCAAG GCTGATGGACTTGGTGGTTCACCCCTCCTGTCAAACACCTCGCCCTCTTCTCAGCCCCCTCAGACCTCCCAGCTCCTGGGTTTCTCCACAGAGCACCAGCAAGGCCCCTGAACTCAGTCTGCTGCAAACACCACAGGTTGTCAAG CGAGCTCGGGCCTTGGCTGCTTCTGGCCGTGTGTTCTCAGCCTTCACTCCCCAGTCCATCCTGCGCAGCAGCCTGAGGCCCACACCTGTCGCCACCCCATCTGCTTCTCCAGGGCGCTCCATCACCCCCCCACTCCGCGGCAAAGAGAGCCGGATCACCTTTATCGAAGAGGCAGAATCTCCTGAACCGGAGAAGGGCATCCAATGGACCAATGGG ATGGCAGCAGGCAGCGAGATTAGCTTGCTTACCAGAGGCTCTACGCCATCCAAGGCCACACATAAGACCTGGTCTTTACCGCCTGccgaggaggaagaggatgaagaCGAGGAAGGAGAAAAACCTCATGTGAAGTTTTTGCCTCCAGAAGATGGTATTCCCTCCCCACAGCTGAGATGCTTTGAGACAGAGTCATCCTCCATCCATGAAGTCACTGCAGAAACCAGACCATCAGATGCAACACAGCAACAACTTAACCTGAGCTTTGACACCAGCCAGATATCTGTCCGTTCAACAGACACCACTCTAGAGTATTATGATGCACATCTTCCTGGTTTCTCAGAGGAccaggaaggagaggaagggcATCCAGCTGCCGAGAAAGAAGAGGAGGTAGTTACGGTGAACATCAAAAGCCCAACTGAAAATCAAGAACCAGAGGAAAAGCCCTTACCAACCACTGAGCACACCCCTCTGCTGACATCGGAGGATATAGAGAGGGTAGAAGGAGAGGTAAAGGAAGATGAAACATTTGAGGATGTGAAAGAGattgctctgaaaaaggagACTAACAACATGGAAGAAGTTCAGTCTAAAGAGGATGATGAACAGGATGTTGAGTCAAGTAGCAAACATGAAAATGCTGCAACGTTATACCAAGAGGAGACGTCTAGTCACAATCAAG TTTGTAACCAGGTAACTGAGAGCACGGACTCTGGCGCTGAGGTCCAATCTCCGGATCTATCAGAGGGACAGGACGTCCTGACCGAGACCAATGAATCCACAGAGTTCACGGACTATCTGAAACCACCTGCAGCCATTGAACCCACAAATGAACCAGAAGAGGAACTGGATCAATCAACAG ATCTGACCGAGTTTGTGCAGAGGCATCTGTTTGGCAACGATCGGTCTCCTCCGCTCACCCGCTCTGGAATCCACAACGCATCACAGACCCAGACATCCTTCAACAG TGAGTCACTAGGTGAGGTTGAAGAAGAGGCGCAGGCAGCTGCTGAAGCTCCTCCAGCGTTCACCAGCCAGACATCTACTGCCTCTGTGACATCCTCCGAGCCAACTGGCACAGACTCCCACT CTGTTGTGAGTGTAAACGATAGTGAAGAACTTTCTAGCCCTGtgtctgaggaggaggaggaagaagatgatgatgatgatgaggaggagtcTGATCAAgctgaggaggatgaggaggaagatgaagaggaggactCTGGTAGTGAGGTGGAGATCATTGAGGAGGTCCAGGGTAATGGGAGGCTGCCAGCCCTTCAACCTAGTTCAGTCTTTGTACAACAGGGACACGCACACTTCCTGCCAAGTCTGTCAGAGCAGGAGGCTGCCGAGTTCTCTCTGATCACACCCGGTGCAGAGATAAAG ATGGtggaggaggacatggagggTGACGTGGTGATGGTGAGACTCGgggaagaagaaggagagatgAAGGCagatgaggatgaagagcaaGGATCATCATACGTGGAGCTCAAACCCTCTAGCACAATCCTGGTACCCCTGGAGCTTGTGGAGGGGCAGGTCGGCCTGCTCGATAGTTCTCAGCTGGGTCCTCCTGAGATTCAGCAAAGCATGACAGACGATCCAAGGTCTGAAACTCAGAGCGGCTTTTCTCTGGTGCTGGATATGGATGAGGACATGGATAAAGATGCAGACACGCTGCCTATGGAGAATGATCTGCAGTCCTCTGACCCTCCCACCCTGTCTCCAGCCGTGGAGGCTATTGACGAACTTATGGCCAAACATGAGGTTATACTTTTGGGTACAGATGATCAGGATCCTCCTCTGTCTGGAGAAGTCCATGAAGAGGACCAGAGAAAAGAAATGGACACCTTGGATGGAATTGAGGTAAATGGGCCCACAGAGTCAGAACTCGCTGACCTACAAACTGAAAACACTGAGGCAaaccatgatgatgatgataaagaACAGAGCAATGCAGAGTTAGTAATGTCGGTTGAAGACCATGAACCGGAAGGTCTTTCAGCCTCTGAACCAAGTCCAGGAGAAGAACTCCCAGCTGTGATGTTAGTTGAAGACCATGAACCAGAAGGTCTTTCAGCCTCTGAACCAAGTCCAGGAGAAGGACTCCCAGCTGGGATGTTAGCCGAAGACCTTGAACCAGAAGGTCTTTCAGCCTCTGAACCAGGTCCAGGAGAAGAGCTCCCAGCTGTGATGTTAGTTGAAGACCATGAACCAGAAGGTCTTTCAGCCTCTGAACCAAGTCCAGGAGAAGAACTCACAGCTGGGATGTTAGCCGAAGACCTTGAACCTGATGGTCTTTCAGCCTCTGGACCAAGTCCAGGAGAAGAACTCCCAGATGGGATGTTAGCCAAAGACCATGAACTGATGGGTCTTTCAGCCTCTGCATCCAGTCCTCTGGGAGAACTCCCAGCTGGGATGTTGGCTGAAGCTCACGAACCTGAAGGTCTTTCAGCTTCTGGACCAAGTCCAAGTGAAGAACTTCCAGCTGTGCTGTTAGCCGAAGAACATAAACAGGAAGGTCTTTTCGCCTCTGGATCCAGTCCTGTGGGAGAACTCCCAGCTGGGATGTCGTCTGAAGACCATGAACCGGAAGGTCTTTCAGCCTCCGGACCAAGTCCAGTGGGAGAGCTCCCAGCTATAATGTTAGTTGAAGACCATGAATCTGCAGGTATTTCAGTCTCTGGACCAACTCCAGTGGGAGAACTCCTAGCAGTTGTGCATGACAAAGACTCTATGGCAGAGAAAGATGCTGCTGAGGAGGAGATGGTAGAGGAGGCGGACAAAGCAACACCTGTTTTGTCCGCTTTGTCCGAGGACCAGGAGGAGCCTGAAGAGAATGGGCCTGTTGATATGGACACAGAGATAACCCACATCAATGAGACAGAGACTGTTGTAGAGGAGAAACCGCAGGACTACAAAGCCTTagcagagaaagaagaggaTAACCGGGAAGAAATTAAGACGGAAAAAGAAACAAGAAGGAGAACCAGGGGAAGCCTGAGAAAAGATAAAGCTGTTGAAGAAGAGAAACCTGTGAGGCAGGTTTTCAGCTCAAATAGCCAACCAGAGGAACAGCCTGTGCCAGAGACCCCCACTTCTCAGAGGAAAAAGAAAGCTCCTTCCACCCCAACACGGAGGACCACAAGAGCAAGGGCAGTAACCTTTATCTCTCCCCTCCCGGAGGAGccagaagagaaagaggagaatgGGAAAGTGGAGGAGGCAGAAACGAGCACTATGCTCCCTGCCTCGCCTAGTCGTACACCTCGAAAGAGTAAACCGAACAAAGAAACTAAAGTCCAGGCTAGCACACCTCGAAGAAGTACTCGCAAAGCTCAGCCAGAGCCTCCTAAAGAAGAGTTAGAAGAGGGGGACGTTGATGCAACGTCCAAGGTGTCTTCTCCAGCCAGACGGCGCATGACCCCGACAGCCACCACAAGGACCAGCCAAAGGACCCAAAACGAAGAGGAGGACCAAGAGGATGAGGTCACAGACGCAAAAGTTTCTCGACGAACAAGCTCCAAGACTCGCACGCCGGCCAAAAGCACTCCGAGGAAGTCCAGCAGAAAATTTTGTAGTAGTGAGGTGGTGTCAACACCATTAATGATcttggaagaagaggaggagcagtTGGAAGACGTTGTACCCCCTGTCAAAGGCAACTCCAGGAAAAGGACAGAATCATCAGAGACTCAGCCGGAAGAGAGCAAAATACCTTCCAGCCCCGGCAGGgcgactcggcagtccaaccgtATCACCCTTAACATTTATCCACAA GTGAAACTGGTCCCTGTGTCCCTTCCTCAGAGtacaagaaagagagagaagagagaagagaccattacaaaaaatataaaagaaagtgGCGTTCTCCTCGAGCCTGAACATCACAGCAATGCTGGTAGCACCAACTCCCATCGACTAACTAGAAACAAACTCTGGGATCACGATGGGGAAGACCTTCCCTTACTGGACTCGCCGTTGGAGGTGGATTCTGAAACCCCTGTTGCAGACGCCCTCATCAGGAGACTTCAGGATGAGGAAGAGAAGCAGGAAG GAGCAGTAGTCGTCACAAAGATGCTAAGAACCAGTAAGAGGAGTTCGTCGTACGTGCGTCCTAAGTCGTCAGTGGAGCAGGTTAACTCGCTACTTCCTGTGAAGGACAGCCTGGTCCCCGAACCCGAAGAGGACGAGTCTAGTCCAGGAGAGCATTCATTCATCTATTCCCCCTCACGAAGAAGAACAAGAG CTAAAAGAGCGGAGTCTCCTGGCCCGAGCGAAGACTCTGCAGTGCCTGCCACTCGGAGCAGCAGAAGAGTTGTCAACGATGCCTCTGTTGCTCCACAT GATGAAATTGCTTCGGAAGATCTTGTGGAAGTGGAGAAAGCAGCAGGCATTTCTAAGACCAGAAAAGCAGGCAAACGAACAGCCAA GTCCAAAGCAGTTTTGGAGCCACCTCCCATAGCAGAGGTGGACCTGATCTCGCCTCTGCCTAGCCCAGCTGATCCGCGAGCACAGAAGAGAATTAAGGAGGGAGAGGCGCCGACCTCGAGCATGAACCTTCGACGCAAGCGCATAATGGACGCCGTTTTCACAAGACCTGTCACGCGGAGGAAGAAACTTTAA